A genomic window from Aedes albopictus strain Foshan unplaced genomic scaffold, AalbF5 HiC_scaffold_31, whole genome shotgun sequence includes:
- the LOC109404520 gene encoding histone H2A gives MSGRGKGGKVKGKAKSRSNRAGLQFPVGRIHRLLRKGNYAERVGAGAPVYLAAVMEYLAAEVLELAGNAARDNKKTRIIPRHLQLAIRNDEELNKLLSGVTIAQGGVLPNIQAVLLPKKTEKKA, from the coding sequence ATGTCTGGCCGCGGCAAAGGAGGCAAAGTTAAGGGAAAGGCAAAGTCCCGTTCCAACCGTGCTGGACTGCAGTTCCCAGTCGGCCGTATCCACCGTCTGCTCAGGAAGGGCAACTATGCCGAGCGTGTCGGCGCTGGTGCCCCAGTGTACTTGGCTGCCGTGATGGAATATCTGGCTGCTGAAGTCCTCGAGTTGGCAGGAAACGCTGCTCGTGACAACAAGAAGACCAGAATCATTCCCCGTCATCTGCAGTTGGCCATCCGCAACGACGAAGAATTGAACAAACTGCTGTCTGGCGTTACCATCGCCCAGGGTGGTGTCTTGCCAAACATCCAGGCTGTTCTGTTGCCCAAGAAGACCGAAAAGAAGGCATAA
- the LOC134284588 gene encoding histone H4 produces MTGRGKGGKGLGKGGAKRHRKVLRDNIQGITKPAIRRLARRGGVKRISGLIYEETRGVLKVFLENVIRDAVTYTEHAKRKTVTAMDVVYALKRQGRTLYGFGG; encoded by the coding sequence ATGACTGGCCGTGGCAAGGGAGGCAAAGGACTCGGAAAAGGAGGCGCCAAGCGTCATCGCAAGGTTTTGCGTGATAACATCCAGGGTATCACCAAGCCCGCCATCCGTCGTCTGGCTCGTCGTGGTGGAGTCAAGCGTATCTCCGGTCTCATCTACGAAGAAACTCGTGGTGtgctgaaggtgttcctggaaaaCGTCATCCGTGATGCCGTCACCTACACTGAACACGCCAAGCGCAAAACCGTTACCGCTATGGATGTCGTGTACGCCCTGAAGCGACAGGGACGCACTCTGTACGGTTTCGGAGGTTAA
- the LOC109404569 gene encoding histone H1-like, translating into MSEVAAEAAAAAPAASPAKAKKPRAPKGQGKPKKPSTHPPVNDMVVAAIKTLKERNGSSLQAIKKYIAANYKCDVAKLAPFLKKALKNGVEKGKFVQTKGTGASGSFKLKAEAKKAAGEKKPKKAGEKKAKKATGEKKKAAKKPAGEKKAKKPAGEKKAKKPAAAKKAKAAGAKAAKKAGGVKKAAAPKQKATKPSKTAAKKPKTPKPKKAAPAKKAAAKKTAAKK; encoded by the coding sequence ATGTCTGAAGTTGCCGCCGAAGCCGCTGCCGCAGCTCCTGCTGCCTCGCCAGCCAAGGCCAAGAAGCCAAGGGCCCCTAAGGGACAGGGCAAGCCGAAGAAGCCATCGACCCATCCTCCAGTGAACGATATGGTTGTTGCTGCTATCAAAACCCTGAAGGAGCGCAACGGATCGTCCCTGCAGGCCATCAAGAAGTACATCGCTGCCAACTACAAGTGCGATGTCGCCAAGCTGGCCCCATTCCTCAAGAAGGCCTTGAAGAACGGTGTCGAGAAGGGCAAGTTTGTCCAAACCAAAGGAACTGGCGCATCCGGATCGTTCAAGCTGAAGGCTGAGGCCAAGAAGGCCGCCGGCGAGAAAAAGCCCAAGAAGGCCGGTGAGAAGAAAGCCAAGAAGGCTACCGGTGAGAAGAAGAAGGCTGCCAAGAAACCAGCTGGGGAAAAGAAAGCCAAGAAGCCAGCCGGCGAGAAGAAAGCCAAGAAACCAGCTGCAGCGAAAAAAGCCAAAGCTGCCGGTGCAAAGGCCGCCAAAAAGGCCGGAGGTGTGAAGAAGGCCGCTGCCCCGAAACAAAAGGCCACCAAGCCATCCAAGACCGCCGCAAAGAAGCCAAAGACCCCGAAACCGAAGAAGGCCGCCCCCGCCAAGAAAGCTGCCGCGAAGAAAACCGCCGCCAAGAAGTAA
- the LOC134284569 gene encoding histone H2B — MAPKTSGKAAKKSGKAQKNIVKGDKKKKKQRRKESYAIYIYKVLKQVHPDTGVSSKAMSIMNSFVNDIFERIAAEASRLAHYNKRSTITSREIQTAVRLLLPGELAKHAVSEGTKAVTKYTSSK, encoded by the coding sequence ATGGCACCGAAAACCAGCGGAAAGGCCGCCAAGAAATCCGGCAAGGCCCAGAAGAACATTGTCAAGGgcgacaagaagaagaagaagcagcgcAGGAAGGAGAGCTACGCTATCTACATCTACAAGGTGTTGAAGCAAGTCCACCCGGACACTGGCGTCTCGTCGAAGGCTATGAGCATCATGAACAGCTTCGTCAACGACATCTTCGAACGCATTGCCGCCGAAGCCTCTCGTCTGGCTCACTACAACAAGCGCTCGACCATTACCTCTCGCGAAATCCAAACCGCCGTCCGTCTTCTGCTCCCAGGAGAGTTGGCCAAGCACGCCGTTTCCGAAGGAACCAAGGCCGTCACCAAGTACACCAGCTCCAAGTAA